Below is a window of Zerene cesonia ecotype Mississippi chromosome 18, Zerene_cesonia_1.1, whole genome shotgun sequence DNA.
TCTTCAGCGGGGACTGCTTTGTACAAAGCTTCCACTCCAGATACGATTCGCTCCAAAATCGCGTGAACAATGGGAGGTGCGATTTCTTGCATAACGTCCTTCCAGTTGCTATTTGCGAATTCTAATACAGGTTgtgctaaaattaaaaaaaaaattacattaaaacatcAATTAGTAAATTCAGTAGCTGTCCACGGAATACTTGAAAACATTgccataatttaaaagaaaactctAAAATTCGATAAACAATAACCTAGTGTTGatcaaataaatctaaaataatattatacaccaTAGAGCCATGCGAAGttccttaattttatatataatctagtatagtatatgttatctgtgatataaCACTGAAAATGTTTAACTTTCACGAATATCCATAAAcatatcttattaattttaatatctctcTATTCTGTACAAGACTACATTGCAATTGAACGTACCCAAAACATTGTTTCCATTGAACAAATTCTCGAAAGCAAATGAGGCACCAGTGAGTACATTGAAGGAATCCTTCCATTTGCTAATATGCCAGTGTGGTTTACCATCAGCGCCTGTTACCGTTGCGAGCTCGCTCACCACCTTGATCACGATGTCACCTGTAAATCATagcaattaacataaatatcttACATGAAATTAAAGACAAACCTAAGTTGtgaaatgtttaaagtttaaacataCTCTaacttttagaaatttaagacttttaacggattttttcattatattttttatctctatGCAACTACCCGATATTGGCTTTACTTTCCAATTGGAGCAAAataatccttactaatatgaataatatgaattaaagtttattttatatgtcacAGCTAAGCTGCTGAACtgatttgtttgtaattaggTTTGTACCTAGATTGTTTCAAACTTGGTAAGgatataggatactttttataacgGAAATCGAAAGAAAACAATTCAGATAGGTTTAAATTGTCTGTTCAAATTATCTTTTGAAGATTCGTACACACTTGATAAAGCGAATTAACAGCTGGAGTATCAATTTAACATAACACTAACCTATAAAGCATGATGTTGCTTCTTCATCGTATTAGTGATAGCAGAATTAAACAGCATatgattaaaaagttatatgtattatctTACGAATATTAATGCTGTATTCGCCATCGCCCTGGACTGGTAGGATGAGGAGCTGGCCGGACAGCTTGTAGACTCCCTTCAGCTTCAGGTTACATTTCATCGTTATTATTTGCTTCATTTTAACCAAATCGTGTCTGTAATAACGGaaacaatattgaaattaagttGCAAACGAGACAAAGCCGATTATTTTggcataattatattaaaacataattacgcATGGATGGAACCacctaagaaataaaataaaagaatcatcaCAATTGGTATACCTAGTTTAAAGCTCTCAGGCAACAAAcccaaaacaattaataaagtcGACTTGAGAATGAGATTCTATAAGCTAGTCCTCacgtgtggtcccatttaaatttgatctagctCTACAAAATTTGATGAAGGTtaggtttttttgttatcaattatgattttatccCCGTCTACCTGGACGAAGCCGGGCCAACTGCGAATcatatattactaaa
It encodes the following:
- the LOC119834022 gene encoding circadian clock-controlled protein daywake-like; amino-acid sequence: MIRVLYLLGLILSVRSAAAPFIKPCKNGDSACVLASAKAAVPFFLSGVPELGISPMDPMHIDVIKSDQGGLKLLFKDTIMTGIKSCSFESVKHDLVKMKQIITMKCNLKLKGVYKLSGQLLILPVQGDGEYSINIRDIVIKVVSELATVTGADGKPHWHISKWKDSFNVLTGASFAFENLFNGNNVLAQPVLEFANSNWKDVMQEIAPPIVHAILERIVSGVEALYKAVPAEELHLA